The DNA sequence ttttttgcttcattttgttttgtttgtttttcactaAAGACAAATATTTGTGCTGCTCGGTCAGTCCAAAAGTAATCATCCTTTTTCCTCTGCTTGTCAGTATGATTACTGAACCCCAACGCATCACTTATTAAACCTCCCTCCCCTACCAGCCTGTTTGAGCATGACAGAGAGCTCAGAATCTGAGAATAAATTCAGTTTAGGTGTTTGCTGGAGTGTGCTGGTATCTTTGAATCCATGGGGGCTTTATCTGCAGCCCTTTTTGCTGCGCAGAGGGATGGTGTTCCCAGCATCACAGCCCCCCCAGGATGCTCAGAGTGTCTGAGGCACATCCCAGCACATCAGCGGGCAGCCTGGAAGCTGGGATTGCTCTGTGGCAAAGCTGGATTGCTCTGTggcaaggggagctgggaaagTTATTTCTCTGCTTTTGCAGAAAAATCCTTCTCCCCAGAATGGTCGCCCCCGGCTCTGTCCTCAGTGTGCTCGGAGGGAAGGATGCAGGGACAGAATAGCGAGCCGGTGAGGTCATGGGGAGAGAGTTAGTCACATCCAACTGGGAAAGGGAGAGGGCTGCCAACCAGCGTTGCTCTCACACTGTGGAAAGCTCATGTGGTTCAGAAGGGATCCCCCCTCCTCCAGAGCACCCTGGCCAAGCTGGGGGTGTTGGTGGAGCACTGCCTCTGAAGCAGCTTCCCAAGGAACTGGAGGAAGGAGTGAAAGATTTTAATCAAAATCTAACTTTTTCTGGCATGAACATGGACTTTGCTTCTCGTAACTGGGGCGGTACGGGCCAGAGGGGGTTAAGAGCCTTTCCAAATTGGAGACTATCTGGAGCTGTCGCACAAGGGAGGGAGATCATGGCAGAGTTTAATGAATGACTtcatttatatattaaaaaaaaaaaccaacaacaacatgGTGGCTTCCTGCCAGGTCCACAGACAAGGGTTTCTATGGGAACctgaggaaaaataataaataggaGTGTGGGATGAGTagggaagggaggaggggagCTCAGGCTCGGGTCTAGGTCTGCTTTGTTCCTCATGGAGACCAAGGTAGCAAGGGGCGATGATGGGGTAAAAAGGGAAAGAGCTGAATTTGGTGCTTGCATAAAGACCCCACCCAAAATAAGGCAGGCAGTAACTACGTTGCATTCTCTTGGGCTGGTCCTGGGGTCTGCTttgttccctgctcctctgtgggcacagcaggcaTGGGCAGCCTTTCTTcactgggctcacagcctggctttgctgcctTGGGGCAGGTGGGAGCTTGGGAGGGCAGTGATTTGGAGTCATCCCCAGCTTCCTGACAGGGTGGTGGTGGGACCGCTGTGCAAAGGGATGCTACTGGGGCTAAGCTCAACAGTCCTGCCCACACTGCAGAGTAAAATAGGCTCTGAGTGAGTCTTCCCTGGAAAGGCTAACAAGGTTCACAGTGTAATTAGAAAGGCTATGTTTTTCATCAGTTAATCCCAATGGGCTTTTTCCACCCCCTCCATTGCTGGGATAGGGAGGTATCTGCCCTgaagtttaaaagaaaacagcttTTTGGTGAGACCCATGGTGAAGTGAGGCCCTCTCATGTGCTTCAGAGTCCAGACTGAGGGCAAAGCTGGGCAGGATGGCAGAGTGGCACTCCTGGGGCCAGCTGAAACCTGTCCCTCTTTCACTCAAACTGGGCTGAAACACGTCTCAACTAAGGCATttctgtttggattttttcctcattttcccttcCACGGGCTTTTTGTTACAGTCTGAGTAATGTTGCACTGTATTTCCCATTGAGCAGGTTCATCCTAAGAGGACTGTGGTCCTCAGGATATTGCTGAGGTGAGGAAGTGCAGGTTGGTCTgggtcctgctgctggtgggagATCGACTTCCCAGCTCCCATGTGTGTGCCTTCCTGAAAGGCTTGAAAATGCCAGGGGAAACAGCTGTTGTGTCTGCTTTGGACCTGGCTGAGCCAGGCGTGAGGAGGCATCTGCCCCAGCATCAGCTCTGTGTGCCACAGTCAgacctgcccagctccagctgccatcACAGGCCCTTTGGGTGAGTGGTGCCACCCCATGGCGTGTGCCTTTCTGCCTGAATCTCAGCTGGTGCTGCCagtggagcaggagctgatcCCACATGGGGAGCGCCTGGACTGGCGTTATCACCAGAGAAGGAATGTGGCATCCGCCTTATCACTTCCTTGGGGAtgcaggaggctgctctgttGACAGAGACATTATTGTGCAGCAGTTGAGATGTCTGGGAGAAGCCAGGGCAGGTTTTTCTTctccacagggctggcaggaagtcaggcaggacagagcagggcaggacatAGGTGCTGCCATCCGCTGCTGTTTCTGTGGCTCCTGgtcaggcaggagcagctcaaaTGCCTAAGGAAACTCATCCCCAGGGTACAGATCTTGCCTTCTGTGCGCCAAAGCTTGAGATGAAGGTGTTGGCTATCTTGCAGCACTGCAAGACCCTTTACAAACCCTTCAGACACCTTGCAGCATTGCAGGACCCCTTACAAACCCTTCCAAAGGGGGGGGTGCAAAGCTGTTTTTGCAGGGAATGGTGCTTTCCAGTGGGCTTCAGCAGGTGGGAAGAGGATATGTACTACATCTTCCTTCTAGAGACTTGCAGGCTCTCTTGtgtctctctcagtgcctgtgTCCCACCTTGTCCTCGCCTATAAGTCAGTCCCACTGACTGGAGCTATGCTGATGGAGGTGAGGATGCCACTTGAAGAATCGCTGCTCGTGGTGGGAGTGCTCCTCTGCAGAAGGCTCCTGCTTGCTGGGGGGACCCCAGGCACCTCAGAGGACTGTTACCAGGTTTCACAGGACTGCCTGGTGGCATTAACGATGGGTTTTCCCTCTGGCTTGGCAGGCTGACAGCACAGTGGAGCGtggaagatgaggaggaggcggcgagggagcggcggcggcgggagcgggagaaGCAGCTGCGGTCCCAGGCAGAGGAGGGTCTGAACGGCACCGGGCCCTGCTCGGAcagtgctgctctggcacagcaaAACCAGTAAGAAATACCCCTGGGTAAATCCCTCAGCAGCACACCTTTTCCCTGCAGCAAacccctcctgcagcaccaagTGTGTGTCCCTGGTGTTTGGGGAAGATGGGGAAGTGCTCTCACAGGTTTGCGCTGGATTTAGCGCACACTAGCAAATAGTGTGCTTTCTTCTTAGGGCAGAAAACCCCACAAGTCCTGCTTTGATTGTTTTCTTGGCTGGAGGCTGGGGGTTTTACTGCCCTGAGAGTTTACACTGAGACAACTTggggcaggctgggctctggtaGGGAGTCCCCACTGCCAGTGATTTCAGTGCTTGGTTAAATTTCAACTTGGGAGTCATCCTACACCAAAAGTAATGGAGTTTCCTGATACGTGCAAAGACAGACGTGCCTGAGGAGGTGATGCACAATGCCAGGCAGATCACAGTGCAAGCAACCACCTATCCTGGCTAAGCTTCCCATTCCTCCCTCAGAGGatgctgccctggcactgggaaGCATGAAGCAGCACCTGAGCTGGTGCCGTTCACAGCTCCAAGGATTAAAATTAACTTTGTGCTTTAATGGGGCAAGTCCTAGGTGGAAATAGCTCAGGAGGCTGTTATGGAGAGGCTGAGCTCTCTGCTGTCAAAGAGGaaacacctggggaagggataGGATGACATCCCCAGCATCTCACAGCacatcctgctgcagcctccccGCATCCATGGTTCAGCAGTCCAGATGCTGTGCAGCACTGGGGCTAGCACAAAAACTAGTCTGCACTCTGAATTGCCAAATTCTTGTCTCAAGTCCTCAGTCTTACCACTGCTTATGTGTTCAACTTATTTCTAAATCTATTGAACACAATGGAAAAGTGGTGGCAGGATTTGGAGTTATAGTCACCGAGAAGCAGCATCTTCAttttactgggaaaaaaagcaaaagttatttatgaaaacttttttttttttccattaaaagatCTTTTTCTTCCCAAGATACTTCCAAAATTATtcgggacttttttttttttttttttaataatataaaaGCATTGCAAAACACCTTCACAATCTTTTGTGGAAATACACACTGTTCTGCAGACAAAGCTGCTGCAGTCTGCTCTAAAAGCAAACAGAAGGTCTGGAAAGTAATAATAGTCATTAGCTTTTCCAAACCCCCCCCTTCACGTGGGGGCTaggaaataatttgaaaagGTCTTTAAAGCAGCAGATGAGATCTCTGGTCTCTGTTTTCTGGTTGGTGCTTTGAGCAGCCTCAGGCCCAGAGCAGTGTGCAGTAACCCAGCCTGCAGCCTCCAGTCCTGTTGGCACGGGCACAGCATCATTGCCATTGCCCAAATTCAATTGAGTGCTTAAGAGGACAATGACAAGAACTCTTCAAATGAAGGGTTTTGCTCCCTGCTCCATGATGCCAAAGCTTGCTGGGCCAGGCTCAACCACAAGGATGTTTCTTCTCCTCTGGCCATTCCCTGGTTTTGTTTACAGCTGCTGACAGCCACCTGGGCTTGCTCATGCAGCCAGGGTCAGCCCTGGCTATTAATCTCCTGAAAAGCTTCATTCTCTCTTGTGTAAATCCTGCCCCCTCCTTCCtgtagctcttcccacactggaaCTCTTATCCATGTCACTCCCCTTAGCTCAAACCCACCCTTGCATTTCCTTGCTCCAAAGGGACAGAGTGAACCTCCTGCTCTCCCTTACCCCCACTAAAGAAAGCCAGAGATAGGAGAACAGAGGGTTTGCAGGAAAAAGAGTGGTTTTGGGAGCCAGAGGGATGGACATCAGCTGAAGTGATGAtgatgggctgtgctggctttgtgcttctcctggggctgggtttgcagagggacacagggaagcAGCCACTTTTCTGACAGCATTCAGCCAgtctcccttgctccctgggaGCTTTTCTGTCAGCCTGAGCACACACTTGTGGCCAGGGCCACAGATGCTGGGATGATTTTGCCATGGCTATCTTCAACCGTGCGGCTCACCCAGAGAAGAATGAATCGAAGGAGAAGGACTGTGTCGGGCTGTGGCTCTTCCAGGCCGGGTTCAGGCCTTTTTGCATGCCTCTCATGCTAATTTTCCTTCTTGCTGTGTTTCAGCTATGACTTTAAGCCGTCTGGGACGTCGGAGCTGGAGGAGGACGAGGGGTTCAGTGACTGGTCCCAGAAGCTAGAGCAGCGCAAGCAGAGGTGGGTGGCACACAGATGCACCAAGGGGAGGGTGTCCCCAGCTAAAGGACTGTCCCTGAGGAGGGGTGACCAGCCCCAGGTCAGATCCAGCACGTGTAAGAATGAGGCCAGAGCGTGGAGCaccagcaggacagagcaggcCCCACAGCAGTGGGACAGATGCTCTCTGCCTGCCTTTGGGCTTGCAGGGGGGAATGGCCCAGGGACGGCCCCAGGCTTTGGGCATGTTTGGATTGAGCTTTGTGCTCCAAGCAGTGGCAGCCTGCCAGGACTCCTGGGTTTGGAGGAGTGACAACAGCAGATTTAAGccacctgagctgctgcaggggctgaaatGGTCTCTAACATAATCCAGGCCAGCCTAGAAAGCTGTTCTAAGTTATTGCTGCTTCCTGGCTCATGTCAGCATAGTGGGTGTTATGGCCCCAGCCCTTGTGCCTTACTCCTCTTTGAGCAGGGAAaaacaggcagcagagagccctCCCGTCACTCCTCCCTTACAGAACTAGACCAAACTCCTGCCTTAACCACTTCCCTTGGACCCTGCCTACCTGCATATGAACTCTGTGACTCAGCTCTCTTGGCAGCTTGATTTTGTTGGGAATTTTTGACACAGCCTCTTTTTTACCCTGAGGAATTCTTTGCacagagaggtggtggatgccccttccctggaaacattcaagtcAGGTTGGATTGGGCTCTGATAAACCTGATCTGATTGAAAAGGTTCCTGCTCATTTCAGAGGGATTGGACtggatgacctttaaaggtcctttccaacccaaactattctgtgacTGAAAAAATGCTTAAGATTAATATTTACTGCTGAATAAATAAAAACGAGCTCAGAGTTTTGTTACTTTTCTCCCAATGCTGTGGCTAAACCACGTTGCAAACTGTACCTTTGCAGCCTGACCCCACAAGCACTTCTCAAGCACCTCCAAGGCCCAGCACAACATAGTTATAACATCTGTGGGAGCAATTAGATCATCTGCTTTTTGGTCTGCTGCCTCTTTTTCCAGCTCCCCTTGCAAAGAGCTTTTCTGGAAAGAAAGGCTActgcttttccctccttggCCTTCAAAAGGGAATTAGTTTGAATTAACATTATCCTCCCCAGGTGTTTCTTGTTGGGTTTTTATGTGTTTGTCCTGTAGCTGAGCAGGGGAGGTGGTGTTCATGGCAGGTGAAGGCACTCAGGGAGAGGTGGTGCTTTAAAAGCAGGAGCTGTAGGTGCAGGCTGGttgggagaggcagctgaaggGGCTCAGGCTCTGAGGGCTTTTTGCAAAGGCTGGGCTTGGCCTtacagcaggggctgtgcccagtAAGGTCCTTGCAGCAGCTTTCTCCTTCATCCAAGGGGCAGCCTGGAGCGTGGTGTGAGCACAGGTAGGGGGACAGCCTGGAGCGTGGTGTGAGCACAGGTAGATTGTGtctgctgtggtgctgggacaagcagtgctgtgctcaggcTTTCCCAACTCCCTTCTCTCCTGTTGAACTGGAGATGAAGCAAATCCTGGGCCTTGAGTGGTGGCTGGAGACAGTTGCTCTCTGTTGGATGGCACCAAATCAGGTCCTGTATGCCCTGAGGGCCTTGGTGCTAAGGCACATCTTCTTTTTGGTCCAGACTCTCCTCTTTGAGGTAGGAGATCCATGCTATCAGCTGTGTGCGAGGAGGTGAAGCTGTGCCAGCCTAGCTGCCTCCCATGCAGCATTGCTGTGGTGTGAAAGGCATCCTCTAGGCTGCACTGTGTTTGCTGGTCCTAATTTTTAGTATGAGCTTGCACTTGAGCTGGAGACATTGCTGCCATCCTGGTGGAGAACTGCAAGCTTCCTGggccctcagagcctgtttgcTCTTGGTGAGAGGATGGTGAGAAACAAGTCCAGTGAGCCAGCATATGCATTGTCTTTTTCCCCATGTAGTCAGTGTGGAGAGCTGGATGGTGGCTGAGCTGTGAGCTgccttcccagcagcacaggggtgggtggaaaggTCTTGTTGGAActtgtgtttgtgttttggtgCTGCCTGTTGTGGGAGGGGCAGTGAGTCAGCCTTGCCCTTTGGCAGCTGCCTGCTAGCCAGCTCTCTAGCCCTGCTCTCTCTAGCCAGGTGATCTTCTAAGAActgggtgggaggagaaagCTCTTCTGGCTGGGGAAAGGAAGATGGCAATAACAGCTTAGTCTGTGGCTGTGAGCCAGTGAGAGTCCTGAGgctctgtcccagtgtccctgtgcccaaaggcatgggctgctctgctcttgcAAAGCTGATTGCATAAACATGGTCCTGGGTCTCCTCTTGCAGCCTTGGAGACCTGCAGCAATTCTCTTGTACCAAACCCATTGTGGCTTTTAAGCCCCTAAGCCGGGGGTGACCCCATGTGCTTTGGAACTCCTTTGTTTTGCTGGGCTATGAGATGAGTGATGTGAGCAGGGGTGTCATTTTTTCCAGTGGGCAAAACAGAAGTTTGGGACCAAGTGTCAGCACAGCATTGCTGGTGAAGCACTGTGCCTTGCCCATGGAGTGATTCCAggggagtggctctgcagccttgCCCTGGAATTCAGCTCCAGCTTGAGAAGCATGCTCTTGTGGTGTTGGTTGGGCTCTCCTGCAGCAAGAGACTCTTAATGTGGAAGAGGAGTTCAGGGCTGTGTTTGGTGTCCTCCTATATTTGCAGGGTTCCCCAGAGGAGGaaaggaatgatgcatctgactccatgttctcagaaggctaatttattattttatgattctacATTATATTAAAGAGTGcttatactaaagaatagagaaagaatACTTACAGAaagctaaaaagaaaataatgaaaagtcatgactctttccagagccccgacacagcttggccatgattggccattaagtcaaaacaattcacatgaaaccaaggaAACAATCACCtattggtaaacaatgtccaaacacattccaaagcagcaaaacacaggcaaagcaaatcagataattgttttcgttttctctgaggcttctcatcttcccaggagagaaatcccGGGGAAGGAGATTTTTCCAGAATATATGGCAGTGACAGCATGTGCCCCACTTGGAATTTGTGCTGGGAACCATGGGAGCAGCATCAGATTTGTGTTTGGCTGCAGGATGTGCTGGTGCACCTGGAATTTTAGCTGTAGCCAGGCAGGGAATTGGGTCAGCACTACATCATGGTAGCAGTGTCCTCTCTGGCAGGGGTTTGAGCAGAGAGCTCTTCTCTGCTTTCCTGTGGCCCTTCATGATGCTGGTGATGTGCAGATCCAttcagctctgccacagctcttAGCTGAGCTGAGTCTTGGACACTTAAAATGGGGAGAGTGAGATGTGACTGCTGTCGCATCTGGGTGCCTGGAACTGGCTGTGAGCCCTGGTGTGGAAGACCCAGCATGCTGTAGGCTTGGGGGAGTGATAAAATTGGATTTCTAGAGGTGTGAGGTACCTCATGGTGTCTGCCATAACAGTGCTCATAACAGTGCTCTTATTCCTTGATCTCTCCCCATCTGCAGGTCTCCAAGGCAGTCCTACCAAGAAGAGGAGAGTGGTGTGAGAGAAGCTCAAGTCAAACTGGAGCAGATCCAGCTGGATCAGGAAAGCCCAGAGGAGAATATGGTTACCAGAGAGGAAgagaggctgtgccaggaggaagaagaggttcaagagcaggaggaagaggaacaaGTTGAGCAAGAGGTGGGGTCAGGAGGAGCTGATTTTCTTTCTGGAGAGCTGATGCTGGGGGCTGCTCTTCCATGTCCtggctcagcactgctgctggaaGCTGAGCCCAAGCAGACATTAGATGTGTTTTCATGGCATAACCTGGGGCTGGTGCCActtttgcctgtgtgctgtgcctTCTTGTGGTCACTGCAGGCAGCCTCTGCCCTTTTGTGAGGGGAGTGTGCTTGCTCTCAGGGTTTGTGGTGGCTTTGCCATGTCCCTGTAATACTGAGGAGGAAAGTGTTATTTCTCCTGTGGCTTTGTGGGCAGTGAGTAGCTTCACAGGAGAGCTCAAATCTAAATTAtactgcttgtttttctctccccaGCCTTTATCACACCTCTGGAATTCTTTGTCTTGATAGACCTCTTAGCCTTGCATTGCTCCCAGCTGAGGTGTTTTTGTTCTGATAATTCCTGGGtaaggggagggacagggagagaaaCAAGGCTGGAATTCAAGTGGTGTGCAAGTCAGGGGCCTGAGCTTCAAATATCATTTGTCATAAATGGACTTTGACTGCCAAGGTTAGTAAGATGTTTGCATTTGAACTGTGTTACCCTCTACAGCCCTTTATTCTAAAGGcagcttctctttctccttttggCCTCTAAATGAGGAATTAATGTTTTCCTATCTCAGTTGTGGTAAGAGGTCTTTATAACTGATGCAAGGACCCCTTTTCATACCATTTGGGTATCTCAGACCTTCAAAATTCCTGATTTCTGCCCTCCCTTCCAAATGACATATGAGCTTCTTCCTGAACGCTTCCAAATTAGATAATGCTAACTCAAAGTTTCTGtgcttttgtgtttatttagtGTAGAGCAGGAAGCCTGGGAGACGGGAAAAATCACTGTTGTTGCATAAAAAGCAGTTTGACCAGCTCACTTCCTGgcttgttctttttctgcactCAGGAAAAGAAGAGAAGGCGAAATGATGGAGAGAAGGAGGAAGCACCAGAGAAACGCCAGAAGGCCCCAAGCCTTGCCAGCTTGGAGGatgaggagctgtgctctgaCCACACTGTAGTGTGCTCCACAaaggtttgtgctcctgggcccCTCTGGATGTGTGAGAACTCTCACAACAAGGAGCCAACCCACGATGAGGAAAGATTATCCAGGGTTTACAGCAGTGTGGGGCGTGAATCCTGTTATCCATCCTGCTACCAGCTGAGACAAACCACCTGAGCAATTTGCCTCATCTTTCATGGCTGTCagcctcctctgctcctgctttgccTGCTTGAGCTGTTGGAGGCTGTAGCATCACTCTAAAAGTCCAAAGCTCATTGAGGGCTCCAGGGAATATTGTGATACTGAGATAGCTGTGCTTTCAACTTGTGTAGTCTTCAACAAAATTCACAAGAACTAAATCATAATGAAATTTCCCttccaaagggaaaaagccCCAATAACTGAAACAGTGGCATTTCTCTCTTAATTAGAACAAAATGTGACTCAAGTTGTTTAAACAGATGGGCATTTCTGATCTCTGAAGCATTGTGTCCTTCCCAATCACATCTGTTTGCATTGGTGCTCTTTGTGACACTCCCATTGTTAACACCACCTGAATTGCATCTTATGACTTGTGTTGCATTTACTACAAATCCTCAGTTCTATGTGTGCTTTGAATACAATAGAGACAGATAAGTGTTTCTGTATTGAATGGGTTTTTCTGCCTTTGTAAGCCCCAACCTTTTTGATTGTAGCAGCGAGGGAGATGGTGAGGAGTCTGTGCAGTCTGTTAATCTGCTATTGGAGGtagctttgctttttttaaatttagtttttGTGGTATTTACTCAACATTTTCTGAGTGGGAATGATTGTGTGAGTACTTTCTTTTGCATCAGTAAATAGATGGCAAGAGGAAGGTTTCATCCTCTACAGCCGTCAGGTTCTTGCTCTTAGTGGAGAATCCATTTTATAGTCAAATTAAAAGAGGGGAGACAGTAGGTGTGGATGCAGACTGGGTGCTAATGCTAGGTTTGAAAAGAGGTGGGGTAGCCAAAGCATATTCCTGAAGTGGGACTGgtaggaaaatgtggaaaatgc is a window from the Zonotrichia albicollis isolate bZonAlb1 chromosome 6, bZonAlb1.hap1, whole genome shotgun sequence genome containing:
- the LSP1 gene encoding lymphocyte-specific protein 1 isoform X1, with protein sequence MSDSEGCQEGAEGVTQVGDESPEEKERLTAQWSVEDEEEAARERRRREREKQLRSQAEEGLNGTGPCSDSAALAQQNHYDFKPSGTSELEEDEGFSDWSQKLEQRKQRSPRQSYQEEESGVREAQVKLEQIQLDQESPEENMVTREEERLCQEEEEVQEQEEEEQVEQEEKKRRRNDGEKEEAPEKRQKAPSLASLEDEELCSDHTVVCSTKLTDRTESLNRSIQKSNSIKKSQPPLPVSKIDDRLEQYTQAIETSSKAPKPVRQPSLDLPTTSMMVASTKSLWETGEVTAQSAVKPSACKDIVAGDIVSKRSLWEQKGNPKPESSVKSIPSGKKYKFVATGHGQYKKVLIDDAAEQ
- the LSP1 gene encoding lymphocyte-specific protein 1 isoform X2, which gives rise to MTSAILRRNSSKQGLQNLIRLTAQWSVEDEEEAARERRRREREKQLRSQAEEGLNGTGPCSDSAALAQQNHYDFKPSGTSELEEDEGFSDWSQKLEQRKQRSPRQSYQEEESGVREAQVKLEQIQLDQESPEENMVTREEERLCQEEEEVQEQEEEEQVEQEEKKRRRNDGEKEEAPEKRQKAPSLASLEDEELCSDHTVVCSTKLTDRTESLNRSIQKSNSIKKSQPPLPVSKIDDRLEQYTQAIETSSKAPKPVRQPSLDLPTTSMMVASTKSLWETGEVTAQSAVKPSACKDIVAGDIVSKRSLWEQKGNPKPESSVKSIPSGKKYKFVATGHGQYKKVLIDDAAEQ